From Lysinibacillus sp. SGAir0095, the proteins below share one genomic window:
- a CDS encoding peptide ABC transporter ATPase: MKKYTYSHPEAIEYTGEVPIMDENGHVIAYSKRIYDNFLKRTFDEMFDFRYFLKYDVLDKNKERLFSVKKISRRGKLWFEGFEVASRKKYIISYENWRIGIPTLYITDGKFKIQLEKELEDWSSFLLDEEVIAKWKAEYREKEGDFQMTLQINENSPIQQPEFFIAISQATLFVGA, translated from the coding sequence ATGAAGAAATATACATATAGTCATCCTGAAGCTATTGAATACACAGGTGAAGTTCCTATTATGGATGAGAATGGGCATGTAATTGCTTATTCAAAACGCATTTACGATAACTTTTTAAAAAGAACCTTTGATGAAATGTTTGATTTCCGATACTTTTTAAAATATGATGTGTTAGATAAAAATAAAGAAAGACTTTTTAGTGTAAAAAAAATTAGTAGAAGGGGAAAACTTTGGTTCGAAGGATTCGAAGTGGCCTCACGAAAAAAATATATCATTTCGTATGAGAATTGGCGTATAGGAATTCCAACCCTGTATATTACAGATGGAAAGTTTAAAATCCAACTCGAAAAAGAATTAGAAGATTGGTCAAGTTTTCTGCTTGATGAAGAAGTGATTGCAAAGTGGAAAGCTGAGTATAGGGAGAAGGAAGGGGACTTTCAGATGACGCTCCAAATTAATGAAAATAGTCCCATCCAACAACCTGAATTTTTCATTGCCATCAGTCAAGCAACACTATTTGTTGGGGCATAA
- a CDS encoding thymidylate synthase: MNVIFVITATGEEVLEMVSTDVAGLLAAVQGENVTFPFGSFKYDFHTLDHYLEDSVYRQELVIYLKIDNSQATTL; encoded by the coding sequence ATGAATGTAATCTTTGTCATAACGGCAACCGGAGAAGAGGTATTAGAAATGGTATCAACTGACGTGGCAGGTCTATTAGCTGCCGTGCAAGGTGAAAATGTAACATTCCCATTCGGTAGTTTTAAATATGATTTCCATACTTTGGATCACTATTTGGAGGATTCTGTCTATCGTCAGGAGTTAGTCATTTACTTGAAAATAGATAACAGTCAAGCAACAACGTTGTAA
- a CDS encoding D-glycerate dehydrogenase — protein sequence MKILFTRSIQSPLLELIPKEYEVVMWKEENRVMPRKELLKEVADADAIFTNLTDQLDAEFFEHAKKLKIVSTMAVGFDNIDVQEATKRGIPVGHTPDVLSEAVAELAFTLMFACARRVFESMQFIKENKWESWGPYLFAGQKISGAKLGIIGMGRIGRILAKQAKALNMEVVYTNRRPNPQTEAELNVEYRELEVLLKESDYVVMLAPASNETYHMMGYEQFALMKPTSIFVNVSRGTTVDEEALHQILVEKKIFAAGLDVFEVEPIHPNHPLLSLENVIAVPHIGSATKETRDKMVEIAVINILNGLKGNRLLHTVNEEVYQ from the coding sequence ATGAAGATTTTATTTACTCGTTCGATTCAATCTCCATTGTTGGAGCTAATTCCAAAAGAATATGAAGTCGTGATGTGGAAGGAAGAAAATCGTGTCATGCCAAGAAAAGAGCTATTGAAAGAAGTAGCTGATGCGGATGCTATTTTCACGAATCTTACAGATCAACTAGATGCGGAGTTTTTCGAGCACGCGAAAAAGTTAAAGATTGTAAGTACGATGGCAGTTGGTTTTGATAACATAGATGTGCAAGAGGCGACTAAACGCGGAATTCCCGTAGGCCACACACCAGATGTATTATCCGAAGCAGTAGCAGAACTTGCCTTTACACTGATGTTTGCCTGTGCAAGAAGAGTTTTTGAAAGTATGCAATTTATTAAGGAAAATAAATGGGAGAGCTGGGGTCCCTATTTATTTGCTGGACAGAAGATTTCGGGGGCTAAATTAGGGATCATTGGAATGGGTCGAATTGGAAGGATTCTAGCGAAGCAGGCAAAGGCTTTAAATATGGAAGTGGTATATACAAACCGCCGCCCAAACCCACAGACAGAGGCTGAGCTAAATGTTGAATATCGTGAACTAGAAGTGCTATTAAAGGAATCTGATTACGTAGTCATGTTAGCCCCAGCGTCGAACGAAACATACCATATGATGGGTTATGAACAATTCGCTCTAATGAAACCGACAAGTATTTTTGTAAATGTTTCACGGGGGACGACAGTGGATGAGGAAGCATTACATCAAATTTTAGTTGAAAAGAAAATCTTCGCAGCTGGTCTAGATGTGTTTGAAGTTGAACCCATTCATCCAAATCATCCGTTACTTTCATTAGAGAATGTGATTGCTGTGCCACATATCGGAAGTGCTACAAAGGAAACTAGGGATAAAATGGTTGAAATTGCAGTGATCAATATTCTAAATGGTTTAAAAGGGAACCGATTGCTACATACCGTTAATGAAGAAGTTTACCAATAA
- the epsC gene encoding serine O-acetyltransferase EpsC: MKLNEWLNNEIPNISKSLEDIHKDYFSIDKTIGFEGQETIYKILRNFRSALFPCLCDKVTFDETRLNITIGNNLRISALNLKDLIEKVLLNDSNIPLNQITSRAEEIVMNLINKFPELRRMLQTDIQAAYNGDPATTSIEEILLSYPSIQTMSIHRIAHELYKEGVPVIPRIMSEYAHQLTGIDIHPGASIGEYFFIDHGTGVVIGETCTIGKNVKIYQGVTLGAKSFPLDENGNPIKGIKRHPNIEDNVVIYAGATILGGDTTIGQNSVIGGNIWLTQSVPENSRVYQTQPLPNIKS; encoded by the coding sequence ATGAAATTGAATGAATGGTTGAATAATGAAATACCAAACATTTCAAAATCACTTGAAGATATACATAAAGATTATTTTTCAATTGATAAGACAATTGGTTTTGAAGGGCAAGAGACGATCTATAAAATACTGCGAAACTTCCGTTCTGCACTTTTCCCATGTTTGTGTGATAAAGTCACATTCGATGAAACAAGGCTGAACATTACCATAGGAAATAATTTGAGAATCTCTGCATTAAATCTGAAAGATTTAATTGAAAAGGTACTATTGAATGACAGCAATATCCCATTGAATCAAATCACATCACGAGCTGAAGAAATCGTCATGAACTTGATAAATAAGTTTCCTGAACTTCGAAGAATGCTTCAAACAGATATCCAAGCTGCATATAACGGGGATCCGGCAACAACTTCAATTGAAGAAATCTTGCTAAGTTATCCTTCTATTCAAACGATGTCCATCCACCGAATTGCACATGAACTATACAAAGAGGGAGTCCCTGTAATTCCAAGAATTATGTCGGAATATGCACATCAACTAACTGGAATCGATATACACCCAGGTGCTTCTATTGGGGAGTATTTCTTCATCGACCATGGAACGGGGGTTGTTATTGGAGAAACATGTACAATTGGAAAAAATGTAAAAATATATCAAGGAGTTACACTTGGGGCAAAAAGCTTCCCGCTTGATGAAAACGGAAATCCTATCAAAGGGATTAAGCGACATCCAAATATTGAAGATAATGTTGTCATCTACGCTGGAGCAACGATTCTTGGTGGCGACACAACAATTGGTCAGAATTCGGTCATTGGAGGAAATATTTGGTTGACTCAATCTGTTCCTGAAAATTCGAGAGTATATCAAACTCAACCGTTACCAAATATCAAAAGTTAA
- a CDS encoding MarR family winged helix-turn-helix transcriptional regulator, which produces MELNTYFTDIYYYLHPTHVQTISHQSIRILQMIQKEQEVTVRFVSEALSISHNTASEHVKKLVNNGWVIKKRSNEDQRKVFLQLTVAGFHVVKQNTELNEIKLQAALNKLSETEQKQVMDAFRLLSEVAK; this is translated from the coding sequence ATGGAACTAAATACATACTTTACAGATATTTATTATTATCTTCATCCCACACATGTACAGACAATTTCTCATCAAAGCATTCGAATATTGCAAATGATTCAGAAAGAACAAGAGGTTACTGTTCGATTTGTGTCAGAAGCTTTGTCCATTTCACATAATACCGCGTCTGAGCATGTGAAAAAGCTTGTGAATAATGGTTGGGTCATAAAAAAACGTAGCAATGAGGACCAAAGAAAAGTATTCCTGCAGTTAACAGTGGCAGGATTTCATGTAGTGAAACAAAACACAGAACTAAATGAAATAAAATTACAAGCAGCTTTGAATAAATTAAGCGAAACAGAACAAAAACAAGTTATGGACGCTTTTCGTTTGTTAAGCGAGGTAGCAAAATGA
- a CDS encoding DUF3147 family protein, whose product MMVWLKLITSALIIASVTELARKFPLYGGVIAALPLISLLSIFWLTVQGETVKQIQTFTMGVILGLPATIVLLLVVYMMIKHSFPFVLSLVAGIIAWSVFLGLQKLLFEHFNIHL is encoded by the coding sequence ATGATGGTCTGGTTGAAGCTTATTACCTCTGCTCTAATTATTGCCAGTGTAACTGAACTGGCTAGAAAATTCCCGCTTTATGGGGGTGTTATTGCTGCTCTCCCCTTAATAAGCCTGCTAAGTATTTTTTGGTTAACCGTCCAGGGAGAAACAGTTAAGCAAATTCAAACGTTTACAATGGGCGTTATTCTAGGGTTACCAGCCACGATTGTACTTTTACTGGTAGTGTATATGATGATCAAACATTCATTTCCCTTTGTTTTGTCACTAGTCGCTGGAATCATAGCTTGGAGTGTTTTTTTAGGTCTTCAAAAATTATTATTTGAACATTTTAATATCCACCTATAA
- a CDS encoding PLP-dependent aminotransferase family protein yields MEISIHFSNKKAKYLDIYEQLKNKIVSQTLSANEKLPSKRSLATILNVSIHTVKEAYEQLASEGYIYSVERSGYYISAYDVEWTQSIHEEEKKILKSVPKIQYNFKNGQVDHQAFPLKIWLKLYRKHLNSDIVPNGPWQGELSLREQIAIYITKSRGFTCDVDQIFVYSGTQHQLNELSRFFGNVNVAIEEPGFRRATAILQQNQLSIEFVPIDEKGAGIPAKSCQYYYITPAHQFPLGGVMPIERRIDLLKWASENDAFLIEDDYDSEFRYKGSPVPPLAQIDQLQRVIYFGTFSKTLMPSIRMSYMILPKTLVAKFNSFYGDHKTTVSKIDQFVIAELMESGLYTKHIAKMRTLYRKKRLKLIENLQFFLGPEYEIIGDAAGLHIVLKLPKSLDETTAIQLAQDAGIALDPISSSYQLSNNDNLVMMGYGAISYNDIEEAVSLLSTQWKNHHQF; encoded by the coding sequence GTGGAAATCTCAATACATTTTTCAAATAAAAAAGCAAAGTATCTAGATATTTATGAACAGCTGAAAAACAAGATTGTGAGTCAAACATTGTCTGCTAATGAAAAACTTCCTTCAAAAAGAAGCCTAGCCACTATTTTAAATGTAAGTATCCATACGGTAAAAGAAGCCTACGAGCAATTAGCAAGCGAGGGGTATATTTATAGTGTAGAACGTTCCGGCTATTACATTTCCGCTTATGATGTTGAATGGACGCAATCAATTCATGAAGAGGAAAAAAAAATCTTAAAGTCAGTCCCAAAAATACAATATAATTTTAAAAATGGGCAAGTCGATCATCAAGCGTTTCCTCTAAAGATATGGCTAAAACTTTATAGAAAGCATCTAAATTCTGATATTGTACCAAATGGACCCTGGCAAGGAGAGCTGTCATTAAGAGAACAAATCGCAATATACATAACAAAATCCAGGGGCTTTACTTGTGACGTCGACCAAATTTTTGTCTATAGTGGTACCCAACACCAGCTAAACGAATTGTCCAGGTTCTTCGGTAACGTCAATGTAGCCATTGAAGAGCCTGGTTTCAGAAGGGCGACTGCCATTCTTCAGCAAAACCAATTATCGATTGAATTTGTACCCATTGATGAAAAAGGAGCAGGCATCCCCGCAAAATCATGTCAGTATTACTATATAACACCTGCCCATCAATTCCCTTTAGGAGGCGTAATGCCCATTGAAAGAAGAATTGATTTATTAAAATGGGCGTCAGAAAATGATGCTTTTTTAATTGAAGATGACTATGATTCTGAATTTCGTTATAAAGGAAGCCCTGTTCCTCCTTTAGCCCAAATTGATCAACTACAAAGGGTCATCTATTTTGGAACATTTTCAAAAACATTAATGCCTTCGATTCGCATGAGCTATATGATTTTACCTAAAACCCTAGTTGCAAAGTTTAATTCGTTTTATGGTGATCACAAAACAACGGTTTCTAAAATTGACCAATTTGTAATCGCTGAGTTGATGGAAAGTGGTTTGTACACAAAGCATATTGCAAAAATGAGGACATTATATCGCAAAAAAAGACTGAAATTAATCGAAAATTTACAGTTCTTTTTAGGGCCTGAATATGAAATCATAGGTGATGCAGCAGGTCTACATATCGTCTTGAAGTTACCAAAATCGCTGGATGAAACGACTGCAATTCAACTTGCCCAAGACGCCGGGATTGCTCTAGACCCTATCTCAAGCTCCTATCAATTAAGTAACAATGATAATTTGGTTATGATGGGTTATGGAGCCATTTCATATAACGATATTGAAGAAGCAGTATCCCTACTTTCGACCCAATGGAAAAATCACCATCAATTTTGA
- a CDS encoding GNAT family N-acetyltransferase, whose amino-acid sequence MQKKITLDNEIVQVRTIQEEDFEGMLKAAMYPEIWEHMSVSLLTQEAVQTYIENAIKERQTNQSHTFVIVNKKTNEIIGSTSFLDIAENHKRVEIGSTWISPKYWRTNMNTNCKFLLLKYCFEELQLNRVQIKTGHENFRSQKAIERLGATKEGILRNHMIRKEGKIRHTVMYSIIKEEWPVIKERFIGRLLANDQGM is encoded by the coding sequence TTGCAAAAAAAAATTACCTTAGATAATGAAATAGTACAAGTAAGAACTATTCAGGAAGAAGATTTTGAAGGCATGCTGAAAGCGGCAATGTATCCTGAAATTTGGGAGCATATGTCGGTTTCGTTATTAACACAGGAAGCAGTGCAAACCTACATTGAAAATGCGATAAAAGAAAGGCAAACGAATCAATCCCATACTTTTGTTATCGTGAACAAAAAAACGAATGAAATAATTGGAAGTACATCCTTTTTGGATATTGCTGAAAACCATAAGCGAGTTGAAATAGGTTCAACTTGGATTTCACCGAAATATTGGCGAACAAATATGAACACGAACTGTAAATTTCTATTATTAAAATACTGTTTTGAAGAGCTGCAGCTTAATCGAGTTCAAATCAAGACTGGACATGAAAACTTCCGTTCTCAAAAAGCGATTGAACGACTAGGAGCAACTAAAGAAGGCATTTTAAGAAATCACATGATTCGTAAGGAAGGAAAAATTCGTCATACGGTGATGTATAGCATCATCAAGGAGGAGTGGCCAGTAATTAAAGAGCGATTTATTGGAAGGTTGCTAGCGAACGATCAAGGAATGTAG
- a CDS encoding transglutaminase family protein — translation MNLICESSNLEDYLIELDELNYSNPIIEEKVNELFNHEQKEIEKVKIAFEFVRDEISHSWDSQRTKVTCNASDVLKHKEGICYAKSNLLAALLRSQGIPTGFCYQRLMLFDTPEKGYSLHALNAVYLNSLNKWIRLDARGNKPGINAQFSLEEEKLAFTVNEHFDEKDYPIIYVKPNSKTITVLKVNNDALEMYKYKLPESI, via the coding sequence ATGAATCTAATATGTGAGTCCAGTAATCTAGAAGATTATCTGATCGAATTGGATGAACTTAATTATTCTAATCCAATTATTGAGGAAAAAGTAAACGAACTATTTAACCATGAACAGAAAGAGATTGAAAAAGTTAAAATTGCCTTTGAATTTGTCCGAGATGAAATATCGCATTCTTGGGATAGTCAACGAACAAAGGTTACATGTAATGCTTCAGACGTATTAAAACACAAAGAAGGAATTTGTTATGCAAAATCCAATCTTTTGGCTGCACTATTGCGTTCTCAAGGAATTCCTACCGGTTTTTGCTATCAGCGTTTAATGCTGTTTGACACACCAGAAAAAGGGTATTCACTACATGCTTTGAATGCAGTTTATCTAAATTCATTAAATAAATGGATACGTTTAGATGCTCGAGGCAACAAACCTGGTATCAATGCCCAATTTTCGTTGGAGGAAGAGAAATTAGCTTTTACTGTTAATGAGCATTTCGATGAAAAGGATTATCCAATAATTTATGTGAAGCCAAATTCAAAAACAATCACTGTATTAAAAGTGAACAACGATGCATTGGAAATGTATAAATATAAATTGCCAGAAAGCATCTAG
- a CDS encoding GNAT family N-acetyltransferase, producing MSILMRTVTKNDWEQVKTIYEAGIATKNATFETEAPSSFDQWYGNAIASCTFVAEEDAIILGWCKLTPVSYRKVYSGVGELSIYVHPDAKGKGVGNLLLHHLIKHSEAEGFWTLESKIFCENEASIQLHKKNGFKIVGIREKIGKQDGIWRDILLLERRSDLVGWD from the coding sequence ATGTCTATTTTAATGCGAACAGTTACAAAAAATGATTGGGAGCAAGTGAAAACCATTTATGAAGCAGGTATTGCTACGAAGAATGCTACATTTGAGACAGAAGCCCCCTCGTCATTTGATCAATGGTATGGGAATGCCATTGCTTCTTGCACATTTGTAGCAGAAGAGGATGCAATCATTTTAGGATGGTGTAAGCTCACGCCTGTTTCCTATAGAAAAGTATATTCGGGTGTTGGAGAGTTAAGCATTTATGTACATCCTGATGCAAAGGGAAAAGGTGTTGGAAATTTGCTGCTTCATCATTTGATCAAACATTCAGAAGCAGAAGGTTTCTGGACATTGGAATCCAAAATCTTTTGTGAAAATGAAGCAAGCATTCAATTACATAAAAAAAACGGCTTCAAAATTGTCGGCATACGTGAAAAAATCGGCAAACAAGACGGCATCTGGAGGGATATTTTGCTATTAGAAAGAAGAAGCGATTTGGTTGGTTGGGACTAA
- a CDS encoding MarR family winged helix-turn-helix transcriptional regulator → MENKREIFHVLTRRFGLLDKNCCAVGNFEISIVQSHILYEIDKQFEPSMQQIAESLAMDITTFSRQIQTLVNMELVMKTPSTQDKRVSILSLTVQGKFVATNIDHSMNAYLDEVFSHMNEFERETVIRSLKLLNEAMSNSSVCCKPLF, encoded by the coding sequence ATGGAAAACAAAAGAGAAATTTTCCATGTACTAACGAGAAGATTTGGTTTATTAGATAAAAATTGTTGTGCAGTTGGGAACTTTGAAATATCCATTGTTCAAAGCCATATCCTATATGAAATCGATAAACAATTCGAACCATCTATGCAGCAAATAGCCGAATCCTTAGCGATGGATATTACGACATTTAGTAGACAAATACAAACATTAGTCAATATGGAACTTGTAATGAAAACACCCTCAACCCAAGATAAACGTGTATCCATTTTAAGTTTGACCGTACAAGGGAAATTTGTAGCAACCAATATTGATCATTCGATGAATGCATATTTAGACGAAGTATTCTCTCATATGAACGAATTTGAAAGAGAAACCGTTATTCGTTCACTTAAATTATTAAACGAAGCTATGTCAAATTCCTCTGTTTGTTGTAAACCACTTTTTTAA
- a CDS encoding NAD(P)-binding domain-containing protein, which produces MSKCGKSIDIVSCCGTPNVEVQYVSDNYEVSNQMPVAIIGGGPVGLAAAAHLADRKQDFILLESGSSVGSNIIEWGHVRLFSPWQYNIDKVAKNLLKAVGWIEPAAEEIPTGKELVEKYLMPLANLPQIQKNLQLNAKVVSISKKGLDKMKDSGREQTSFIIYVEQNGLTNRIEAKAVIDATGTWANPNPVNADNIWTREERELKDLIFYGIPNIQEHERERYIGKKVAVVGGGHSAINTIIELSQLGEKVEIYWVMRKKNVESAYGGEEKDALEARGELGSRIHQLVDSGQVKVFTPFMIHQLIRKNNGIELKGEYKGELFTLSGIDEMITNTGSRPDFSFLREIRLNIDSATESVGALSPLIDPNHHSCGTVRPHGEEILRQPEKNFYIVGMKSYGRAPTFLMATGYEQIRSIVAYLCGDFEASKKVELVLPETGVCSINLENTSDSTCCS; this is translated from the coding sequence ATGAGTAAATGTGGAAAAAGCATTGATATAGTTAGTTGTTGTGGAACACCCAATGTAGAAGTTCAATATGTTTCGGATAATTACGAAGTCAGTAATCAGATGCCTGTAGCAATTATAGGTGGTGGTCCAGTTGGATTGGCAGCAGCAGCGCATCTAGCTGATCGTAAACAAGATTTCATACTTTTAGAATCAGGTTCCAGTGTGGGAAGTAATATTATCGAATGGGGGCATGTGCGTCTCTTTTCACCATGGCAATATAACATCGACAAAGTTGCCAAAAACTTATTAAAAGCTGTAGGATGGATTGAGCCGGCAGCAGAAGAAATTCCTACTGGGAAAGAGCTTGTAGAAAAGTATTTAATGCCATTAGCAAACTTGCCTCAAATTCAAAAGAATCTACAATTAAATGCTAAAGTAGTATCCATAAGCAAAAAAGGCCTGGATAAGATGAAAGATTCGGGGAGAGAGCAAACATCTTTTATCATCTATGTTGAACAAAATGGCCTTACAAATAGAATTGAAGCAAAAGCCGTGATTGACGCTACAGGCACGTGGGCAAATCCTAACCCAGTGAATGCCGATAACATTTGGACTAGAGAAGAAAGAGAACTTAAAGATCTCATTTTCTATGGCATTCCAAATATTCAAGAACATGAACGAGAACGATATATAGGGAAAAAAGTGGCGGTTGTAGGTGGCGGTCATTCGGCAATTAATACAATAATTGAGCTATCGCAATTAGGTGAGAAAGTAGAAATTTACTGGGTGATGAGAAAGAAAAATGTTGAGAGTGCTTATGGGGGAGAAGAAAAAGATGCGCTTGAAGCAAGGGGAGAATTAGGGAGCCGTATTCATCAATTAGTTGATAGTGGCCAAGTAAAAGTGTTTACACCATTTATGATTCATCAGCTAATTCGTAAAAATAATGGAATTGAACTAAAGGGCGAATATAAAGGAGAACTTTTTACTCTTTCAGGAATTGATGAAATGATTACGAATACAGGAAGTAGACCTGACTTCTCATTTCTACGAGAGATACGCTTGAATATAGATTCAGCAACAGAAAGTGTGGGTGCACTATCTCCTTTAATTGATCCAAACCATCATAGCTGTGGGACAGTTCGGCCTCATGGAGAAGAAATATTAAGACAACCCGAAAAAAATTTTTATATTGTTGGCATGAAAAGCTATGGACGTGCTCCAACATTCTTGATGGCAACAGGCTACGAACAAATCCGCTCTATAGTTGCTTACTTATGCGGAGATTTCGAGGCTTCGAAAAAGGTAGAGCTTGTATTACCGGAAACTGGGGTGTGTAGCATTAATCTAGAGAATACTTCAGATTCCACATGCTGTAGTTGA
- a CDS encoding DNA alkylation repair protein, with product MDVETIMEELEALGKERTKKTYISNGAREPIFGVATGAMKPLAKKNKYNQPLAQQLYDTGNYDAMYFAGVIADPTVMTEEDFERWIDGAYFYMLSDYVVSVTLAETNIAQKVSDQWIESGEELRMSAGWSCYCWLFGNRKDFEFDPSKITNLLDQIEKTIHDSPERTKSAMCNFVYTAAISYVPVHEKAVEIAKSIGTVEIKRENKKSSMVDISANIQKDLDRGALGFKRKYVRC from the coding sequence ATGGATGTAGAAACGATTATGGAGGAATTAGAAGCCTTAGGAAAGGAAAGAACAAAAAAGACTTACATAAGTAATGGGGCAAGAGAACCTATATTTGGTGTGGCAACTGGTGCAATGAAGCCACTTGCAAAGAAAAACAAATACAATCAACCATTAGCACAACAGCTATATGATACGGGAAATTATGATGCTATGTATTTCGCAGGAGTAATTGCGGATCCAACAGTTATGACGGAAGAAGATTTTGAGCGTTGGATAGATGGTGCCTATTTTTATATGCTGTCTGATTATGTAGTTTCAGTAACATTGGCTGAAACTAATATTGCACAAAAGGTATCAGATCAATGGATAGAAAGTGGGGAAGAGCTTCGGATGTCGGCAGGGTGGAGCTGCTATTGCTGGTTATTTGGAAATCGAAAGGATTTTGAATTTGATCCAAGCAAAATCACGAATCTGTTAGATCAGATCGAGAAAACAATTCATGATTCCCCTGAACGAACAAAATCGGCAATGTGTAATTTTGTGTACACAGCTGCAATTTCATATGTACCTGTTCATGAAAAGGCGGTTGAAATCGCAAAATCAATTGGAACAGTAGAAATAAAACGTGAAAACAAAAAAAGCAGTATGGTGGATATTTCTGCTAATATCCAAAAGGATTTGGATCGAGGGGCACTTGGCTTTAAACGAAAATATGTTAGATGTTAA
- a CDS encoding YwbE family protein has translation MNGQNRKDIIPGTTVDIVLKKDQRTGTLTRGIVKDILTKSPNHPHGIKVRLTDGQIGRVQVIHSN, from the coding sequence ATGAACGGCCAAAATCGTAAAGACATCATTCCTGGTACCACCGTAGATATTGTTCTAAAAAAAGATCAAAGAACCGGAACACTTACCAGAGGTATTGTGAAAGACATACTAACCAAATCGCCAAATCACCCCCATGGCATTAAAGTCAGGCTCACGGATGGGCAGATTGGACGGGTTCAGGTAATACATTCCAATTAA
- a CDS encoding IS256 family transposase has protein sequence MTQLQFNLDMDFLKDSVLNSDLNTVVKSALVLVLNEFMEKERDEYLNAAAYERSNDRIDYRNGYYEREIVMSVGKLTLKVPRTRNGEFSTSVFEKYARHDQALILSMIEMVVNGVSTRKVTQIVEQLCGETVSKSLVSSLTQKLDPIINTWANRPLNTTYYPYIFLDAMYIKVREHHQVVSKAVYIATAITEENKREILGLSVDHVESYDSWSRFLQHLKSRGTQSPKLVISDAHQGLRKAIQREFIGTTWQRCNVHFKRNIIEKLPKKDSGDFRLMIRRIFDAVTLDDMRKFKDELMNQYAEDRRYEKALTVLDEGFEDTIQYMNFPKGIRVNIRSTNSLERLNQEVRRRENVIRIFPNTQSAFRLVGAVLMHYQENDYSKRTGLSR, from the coding sequence ATGACTCAATTACAGTTTAACTTAGATATGGACTTTTTAAAAGATTCTGTACTAAATTCTGACTTAAATACAGTGGTTAAATCTGCTTTAGTATTAGTTTTAAATGAGTTTATGGAAAAAGAAAGAGACGAATATTTAAATGCAGCGGCTTATGAGCGTTCGAATGATCGAATCGATTACCGAAATGGCTACTACGAGCGTGAAATCGTTATGAGTGTTGGAAAACTAACTTTAAAAGTTCCTAGAACTCGCAACGGTGAATTTTCTACTAGTGTGTTTGAAAAATATGCTAGACATGATCAAGCGTTGATTCTATCGATGATAGAAATGGTTGTAAATGGTGTCTCCACAAGAAAGGTAACTCAAATTGTGGAACAGCTTTGTGGTGAAACTGTATCAAAATCACTCGTGTCTTCACTGACTCAAAAACTAGATCCCATTATTAACACTTGGGCAAACAGACCTTTAAACACGACTTACTATCCTTATATTTTTCTGGACGCAATGTATATTAAAGTGCGTGAACATCACCAAGTTGTATCGAAGGCTGTCTATATTGCAACGGCTATTACAGAAGAGAATAAACGTGAAATTTTGGGTTTAAGTGTAGACCATGTGGAGAGCTATGATAGCTGGAGTCGTTTTCTTCAACACTTAAAATCCCGAGGAACTCAATCACCCAAGTTAGTTATATCTGATGCTCACCAAGGTTTACGAAAAGCCATCCAACGCGAATTCATCGGAACTACATGGCAAAGATGCAACGTACATTTTAAACGTAATATTATTGAAAAGCTGCCGAAAAAGGATTCAGGAGATTTCCGTCTCATGATTAGACGTATCTTTGATGCAGTTACCCTTGATGATATGCGCAAATTTAAAGATGAATTAATGAATCAGTATGCAGAAGATCGCAGATATGAAAAAGCACTTACAGTACTAGATGAAGGTTTCGAAGATACCATTCAATATATGAATTTTCCGAAAGGTATACGTGTCAATATTCGAAGTACGAATTCTCTGGAACGACTAAATCAAGAAGTACGTAGAAGAGAGAACGTAATCCGTATCTTCCCTAATACCCAATCTGCCTTTAGATTAGTTGGTGCTGTGTTAATGCACTATCAAGAAAACGATTATTCAAAAAGAACAGGACTTTCTAGATAG